CGGAGGGCGTCTTTCCGGAATTCCTCACGCGCGCGGGGCTGGGGGTGTTCGACACGGTGACAACCATGTCGCTTGGTCGCCCCTTCCTGCCGCGCATCCCGGCGGATGGCCCGCGGGTCTTCGCCCTCGCGAGCCACGCGCTCGGCTGAGAGGCGCCGCGCCGTGGCGCGGCACCGTGGGATCAGGCGAACTCGACCGCGATCCGGTCGGCGACCATGGCAAAGGCGGCTTCGGCGCCTGCAACGGCGCGGGCTTCATCCGCCTCCGAGAGGGGAACGGCGTCGAGCGCCGCCGTGAACGTGCGCCAGTGCAGGCCGCGGCCCGCGGGATGGCCGGCGAGATGGCGCGCCCCGAAATCCTCATTGAGATTGAGCTTTGCGGCCGCCTTCAGCAGAAAGGCGGCGCCGAGGTTCGAGCCCTCCACCACATAGAGCCAGCCGAGAGCGGAGGCGACATCGGCCGGGGCGTCCGACGCCGCAGGCAACTCAGGGAGGCTGACGCCGAGATCGGCGGCGTCCTGTTCCACGAGGTCCAGCCGTCGGCGGCCCGCCAGATCCGGCAGAAGCGCGGCGAGGGCCGGGCTGCGGAACAGCGGGTCGACGGCGTGGTGAATGCGGTACTGCAGGCGAACGAAGCGGCCGAAATTCTCGCGCGAGGCGAAGGGATCAGCGGCCATGATCTGGCGGTCGATCCGTTCGTGGGCCGCCTGGGTGGCCGCTTTCATGCGCTTCGCGCGGCTTTCCTGGCGCAACGGCGCGCGTTCCAGCTCAAGAACGTCCATGAAAACCGCTCCTTCAACTTAAAATGCTTCCAATTCCTATGTACTCATTTCCGGTTAATGGCTGAAAATGGGTACCTGAACTGACCATATAACGTCTTTCTCCGCGCTGAGAACTGTCCCGTTTGCCTCTGTCATACGAAAAATGCGGCTTGGCTCCATTCCGGGAGGTGCTGCGCGGGTCCTCGAACGTCACAACCCATCAGGCGGGAAGGAGTTCGTTTTCCTCTTCCGGTTTGGCTACCGCGAAGCGGCGCGGCCCGAGTTCGCGGAACATGGCGTGCATCTCCGCGATGAATTCCTTGAGGAAGCGCGGTTTGCGATCGCCATAGGGGTCGATCACGATCAGGTTCGGCGGCGGCAGGGGATCGGCGATGGGGCGGCGGCAGAGATCGGGCGTGTCCGCCGCGACGCGGGTCATGGGGCGCAGATTCAGGATGGTGAGGCCGAAACCCGCCTCCACCGCCGCGCGCACGGTGTCGTAGGATCGGGTGCGGAAACTGATGCGCCGCCCCAGGCCAGACATGTCCACGATGGAGGTGAGATAGGCGCCGGTCTGCGGCAGATCGAGCAGGATGTGCGGGCGCTCGGCAAGGGCTGCCAGCGGCACCGCGTCGAGCCGCGCCAGCGGATCGTCCGCGCGCATCAGCACATGCGCCGGCACCTTGCAGATCCGCGTGATCTCGCCGGCAAAGGGCGGCCCCATCTCGTATGTGACGGCGGCATCGATATGACCGGTGTCGAGCCAGTCGCGCAGTTGCAGTTGGTCGGCTTCCATCACGCTGATGTCGATGGAGCCCGTGCGGGCCACCAGGCGGCGTAGCACCTCCGGCATGAACAGCGGCCCGAAGGGCAGGAAGCAACCGATGCGGATCAGGCGGGGCGGGCGATCCGCCAGCGAGCCGATCTCCCGCACGAACTCCGTTTCCGCGGCCAGCAGGCCCCGCGCTGCGGCAATGAAACGTTCGCCAGCCGGCGTGGTACGCATGCCCTGGGACGGGCGTCGCATGAACATGCGCGCTCCGATGTCGGCCTCCGCGAGATCGATGGCGGCGAGGATGGAGGACTGCGAAATGGAGAGTTCGCGGGACGCCGCCTGGATGGAGCCGAGGCGCGCGACTTCGACCACATAGCGCACCTGTCGGAGGGAGAGGCTCATCCAATCATCCAGAAAATAGAAGAATGTTCTCCGAATAATACATTTTGTGGGAGGCCTCGGGAAGGTCATTCTGCCTTTCAAAGGTGCAGCGGAAATTTTGCTGCATTTGCGAGCAGGGGTTGCGTATGGCCGGGCTTTCTTCGTTTCTCGCCAAGGATGAAGGACCGCAGGTGGCGGCCCTCACGCAGGCTTTTGCGCGCCGCACACTGTCCCCCGTGGAAGTGACGGAGGCCGCCCTCGCGCGCGCCGAAGAGATCAACCCGGCGCTCAATGCATTCCTGTCCATCGATCATGAGCGCGCGCTTGCCGCTGCGCGGGCGGCGGAAGCGCGCTGGGCCAACGGGACGGCGCTCTCGCCCATCGATGGCATTCCGACGACCCTCAAGGACATCGTGTGGGTGAAGGACTGGTCGGTCCGCTACGGCAGCGGCACGACGCCCGCCCAGCCCTATGCCGAGGATGCGCCCTCCGTTCGGCGCCTGCGCAGCGCCGGCGCGGTCTTCATCGGCCTTACCTCCTCGCCTGAGTTCGGCTGGAAGGCGGTGACGGACAGCCCCGCCTGCGGCATCACGCGCAATCCCCATGATCCCAGCCGCACGCCGGGCGGGTCCTCCGGCGGTGCGGCGGTCGCGGCCGCTGCGGGAGCGGGCGTGCTCCATCTCGGCACCGACGGAGGCGGCTCGATCCGCGTCCCCTCGGCCTTTTCAGGTATCGCCGGCCTGAAGCCGACGTTCGGCCGCGTTCCCGCTTTCCCCGCGAGCGCCTTCGGCACCGTGGCCCATATCGGTCCCATGGCTCGCCACGCCGCAGACCTCGCCCCCATGCTGGCGGCCATGTCGGGCCGTGATCTTGCAGACTGGGCGCAGGGAGCGGGCGCGCTGGCGCCGCTGGGCACGCGCCTTCATCCGGATTTTCCGAAGGGAGCGCGCATCGGCGTCTGGTCCACGCCCCCTTGTGGCGCCGTGGATGCCCCGGTGGCCGTGGCCTTCCAGGCCGCGCTGAAGGTGCTGGAGGCGCAGGGAGCGATTCTGGAGCCCATCGACCTGCCGCGGGCCGATCGGGTGACCGGCGTGTTCGAGGCCCATTGGTACGGCGGGGCCGCGGCCCGCCTTGCAGCCATTCCAGAGGACGATCGTGGCGGCATCGACCCCGGGTTCCTGGAGATCGCGGCGGAGGGCGCGCGTCAGTCGGCCATCGATCTGATGCGGGCACAGGCGGAGCGCGGGGCCTTCGGTGCCGCCATGGATGCCCTGCTCGAGTCCTACGACTTCATCGTCTCGCCGGGCGTCGCGGTGCTTCCGTTCAGCGCCGGGGCGCTGGTGCCAGAGGGGAGCGGATTGAAGCGCTGGCATCTGTGGGCCGGCTTCAGTTTCCCCATCAATCTCAGCCAGCAGCCGGCCGCGGTCGTGCCGCTGGCGTCCACGGCGGAGGGACTTCCGCGCTCCTTCCAGATTGTTGGCGCCCGCGGCGCGGACGGAGCGGTGCTGGCTGCAGCCGAGGCGCTGGAGCCGCTGCTCAAGGATGCCGGGCGATGAGCGGCCTCAGCCTTTCGATTCTTCGCTCTCGCGGGCGGCAAGGAGCTTGACCACATGCGCGCGCGCTACACCGATATGATGGTCGATGGCCGCGCACCAGCGCTCGCCGTCGCGCGAGAGAAGCGCATCGAGCACGGGATCGTGGGTGCGGGCGATCACGTCCGCATCGTCGTAGAGATGGCCGATGACCGTGATGCCGAAACGCATCTCGTCGGTGAGTTCGTCATAGACACGCAGCAGCCGGGCATTGCCGGAGAGCGCGCAGATCAGGCGGTGGAAGGCGAAGTCCTCTTCTACCTGCCGGCCGGGATCGCTGCGGGTTTCGTGGATGCGCGCGGCCTGCGTCCTGAGGGCCGCCGCCATTTCGGCGGTGAGCGTCGCGCAGACCGCAAGTCCCGCATGGCGTTCAAGGCACAGGCGCAGGTCGTAGGCATCATCGAGCGCGGCGGCGGTGAGATCGCGCACGAAGAAGCCCCGGCGCGGCTGGGAAACCACCAGCCCGCGGTTTTCCAGCAGGCGCGCCGCCTCGCGCAGCGGCGCACGGGAGACGCCGATTTCGGCGGCCAGATGCACCTCGTTGAGCCGGGCGCCGGGGGCAAAGCGCCCGCCGATGATGGCTTCGGACAGGGCCGTAGCGATGCGGCTGACCAGATCCTCGGGAGCCAGCGCACCGAGCGCTCCGCTCTCCACCTCATGCTTTGCGCGCGGCACGTTCACCCTCGTTTGGTCGCAGGCAGAGCCTGCTTAAATTTTCCACACCGTCGATTGTCGACAGTTTCAAATCTATGTGCCTACGATGAAGCCCGTCAAATGTCGCGTGGCGCGGCACCGATGCGCAAGGGAGGGTGAGATGGGCGCTCATGTGAGCCTGGGTTCGGAACAGTTGGCAGCCAGCGCGCGGACGGATCTCGCGGCCGCCTACCGGTTGCTCGCCCATTTCAAGATGGACGACAGCATCTTCACCCACATCTCCGCCAAGGCCGGCGTGGGTGAGCAGTTTCTCATCAATTCCTACGGCACGCGCTTCGACGAGGTGAAGGCATCCGAGCTCGTCACCATCGACATTGACGGCACGGTGCTCGACGATCCGCGCGGCCACGGCATCAATGCTGCGGGCTTCGTCATCCACTCCGCCATCCATGGCGCCCGGCCGGAGATCGGCTGCGTGCTGCACACGCATACTGTGGCCGGTGTGGCCGTTGCGTGCATGGAGGAGGGGCTTCTTCCCATGAACCAGTGGTCGCTCCAGTTCCACGACCGCATCGCCTACCATGATTTCGAGGGCATCGCCGTCAATCTGGAGGAACGCGCGCGGTTGGTGGCGGACCTTGGGACGCACAAGGCGATGATCCTGCGCAACCACGGCCTTCTCACCTGCGGCCGGACCGTAGGCGAAGCCTTTGTCCTCATGCACAATCTGGAGCGCGCCTGCCAGGCGCAGGTGGCGGCGCTCGGTACCGGCCGGCCGATCCGCCTGCCGCCGCGCGAGATCGCCGATCTCACTGCCCGCCAGTATGAGACCTGGGACGACCTCCACGCCGCCTCCGGCGCGGTCGATCCCGAGTGGGCCGCCTTCCTGCGGCTCACCCGCGCCGTGGCGCCCGATTTCGAACACTGAAGGCTCAATCAACAATCCTTCCAGGGGAACAAGCCGTCATGAAAGCGAAATTGCTCGGTACACTTGCGGCGTCCGTCGCGCTTTCCGTCCTCGCCGCGGGCGGCGCATTCGCCCAGCAGGGCACGCCCAAGGAGGGCGGCCGCGCCAATGTGGTGATCCAGCCGGAGCCGCCGGGGCTCATGGTCGGCATCCTTCAGAATGCCCCGACCCAGATGGTCGCCGGCAACATCTACGAGGGCCTGCTGCGCTATGACGAGAAGCTGCAGCCGAAGCCCCAGCTTGCCAAGTCCTGGACCATTTCCGAGGACGGGAAGACTTACACCTTCAAGCTCCAGCCCGGCGTGAAGTGGCATGACGGCAAGCCCTTCACGGCGGCCGACGTGGTGTTCTCCGCCGACGTCTTCCTGCGCAAGACCAATCCGCGCACGCGCGCCTCGCTCGCTTATGTGGAGAGCATCACCGCGCCGGACGACGAGACGGTGGTGTTCCAGCTGAAGCAGCCCTTCGGCCCCTTCATCCGCATGTTCGAGGTCGGCACCATGCCCATGGTGCCCAAGCACATCTATGAGGGCACCGACTTCCTCACCAATCCGGCGAACAATACGCCCATCGGCACCGGTCCCTTCAAGTTCGGAGAATGGGTGAAGGGCTCCTATATCAAGCTCGTCAAGAACAAGGACTATTACGAGAAGGGCAAGCCCCATCTCGACGAGATCTACTGGCACATCATTCCGGATGCCGCGGCCCGCGCGGTCGCCTTCGAGACCGGCAAGGTGGACATCCTGCCCGGCGGGTCGGTGGAGAATTTCGACATTCCCCGCCTCGCCAAGACGAAGAATGCCTGCATCACCGACAAGGGCTGGGAGTTCTTCGCGCCACAGTCCTGGCTCTGGTTCAACCATCGCGGCGGCCTGACGGCGGACCCTCGCTTCCGCAAGGCGGTGTCCTACGCCATCGACCGCAACTTCGCGCTCGACGTGCTGTGGAACGGTATGGGCGCTGTATCCGACGGTCCCTTCGCCCAGTCCACGTCCTTCCGCGATGACAAGGCGGTGGTGAAGTATCCCTACGATCCCGCCAAGGCCAAGGCCCTGCTCAAGGAGATGGGCTACAAGGGCGAGCCGGTGCGCTTCACGCCCATGCCCTATGGCGAGACCTGGCTGCGCTGGGCCGAGGCCATCAAGCAGAATTTGGAAGATGTCGGCATCAAGGTCGAGATGGTGAATACCGACGTCGCGGGCTGGAACAAGAAGCTCGGCGACTGGGATTTCGATATCTCCATCACCTTCCTCTACCAGTATGGCGACCCGGCGCTGGGCGTTTCCCGCGCCTATATCTCCTCCAACATTGCCAAGGGCTCGCCCTTCAACAATGTGGGCGGCTATTCCAACCCCGAGGTGGACAAGCTGTTTGCCGAGGGCGCCGTCGGCTTCCCCGACAGCGAGCGCCAGAAGGCCTATTCCGCCGTCCAGAAGAAGCTGACGGAGGATGCGGTCTATGACTGGCTCATCGACCTCAAGTTCCCGACGCTGACCCATTGCAACGTCAAGAACCTCATCACCACCGGCATCGGTGTGAATGACGGCTTCAAGGACGCCTGGATCGAGTGATCCGCCAGCCCCGAAACGGGCTTCGCGCAGCGCACCCGGGCGGCGGTTCCCCCTCCGCCGCCCCGTCGTTTCCGCCGACGAGATCCGCCCTACATGCAGACCCTGCAGTTTCTCCTTTGGCGGCTGGCCAAGGGCATCCTTGTGGTGCTCGCCATCGTCATTCTTGATTTCTTTCTCATCCACATGGCGCCGGGCGATCCGGCTTCCGTGATGGCCGGCGAGTCCGGCGCCACCGACGAGGCCTTCGTCCAGCAACTGCGGGTGAAGTTCGGGCTGGATCAGCCGCTCACCACGCAGCTCGGCCTCTATCTGTGGGGCGTCGTGCGGCTTGATCTCGGCTTCTCGCACCGCCAGCAGATGCCGGTGCTGGATCTGGTGCTCGACCGCCTGCCGGCGACCCTGCTGCTCACCGGCGCGGCCTTCGTCTTCTCGCTCACGCTCGGCGTCGTCCTCGGCGCGTGGGCGGCGGCCCACAAGGGGCGTCCCCTGGATCGCATCATCACCACCGTTTCGCTGGTGTTCTATGCCGCGCCGCTATTCTGGATGGCGCTCATGGCCGTGCTCATCTTCTCCGTCTGGCTCGACTGGCTGCCGGCCTTCGGCATCCGTGATGTGGGCGGCGACGCCGGCCTGCTCGACCGGACGCTCGACGTGGCGCGCCATCTGGTGCTGCCGGCGGTGACGCTCGGCCTCTTCTTCACTGCGGTCTATGTGCGCATGACGCGGGCTTCCATGATCGAGGTGGCGCGGCAGGATTTCGTGAAGACCTGCCGGGCCAAGGGCCTGCCCGAGCGCGTGATCCTGCGCCGGCACGTGCTGCGCAACGCGGTGCTCCCCGTCGTCACCCTCGCCGGTCTTCAGGCCGGACAGATGGTGGGCGGCGCGGTGATGACAGAGACGGTGTTCGCCTGGCCGGGCATCGGCCGCCTCATGTACGAGGCGCTGATCCAGCGCGACTACAACCTGCTGCTCGGCGTCTTCGTGGTCTCTGCCGCCATGGTGGTGGTGTTCAACATCCTGACCGATCTCGTCTACCGCATGGTGGACCCGCGCATCGAGGTGTCGCGATGAAGGGCTTCTGGTCCCGCTTCTGCCGGCACAAGGCTGCCGTCGCCGGGCTTGTCGTGGTGGTGCTGCTGGTCGCCGTCGCGCTCGCCGCGCCCTATCTCTATCCCGCTTCGCCCTGGAAGATGGTCCAGCGGCCCTTCCTCGCGCCCTTCGTGAACGCCGCCGTGCCCCTGGGCACGGATACGCTCGGCCGCAATGTGGCGAGCGGCCTCGTGCACGGGGCGCGCGTCTCGCTGCTCATCGGTACGGTCTCGACGCTGGTGGCCCTCGTGATCGGCGTGCCGATCGGCGCCATCGCCGGCTATTTCGGCGGGATCGTGGATGACCTGCTGATGCGCGTCACCGAATTCTTCCAGACGGTGCCGAGTTTTGCGCTGGCCATCGTCCTTGTGGCGATCTTCCAGCCGAGCCTCGTTTCCATCGTGACTGCCATCGGCATCGTCGGCTGGCCGCCGGTGGCGCGGCTGGTACGCGGCGAGGTGCTGGCCCAGCGCAAGCGCGAATATGTGGAAGCGGCGATCCTCTGCGGACAGTCGCATTTCACCATCATCACCCGCCAGATTCTGCCCAACGTGGTCTCGCCCATCGTGGTG
The Azorhizobium caulinodans ORS 571 genome window above contains:
- a CDS encoding biliverdin-producing heme oxygenase, which produces MDVLELERAPLRQESRAKRMKAATQAAHERIDRQIMAADPFASRENFGRFVRLQYRIHHAVDPLFRSPALAALLPDLAGRRRLDLVEQDAADLGVSLPELPAASDAPADVASALGWLYVVEGSNLGAAFLLKAAAKLNLNEDFGARHLAGHPAGRGLHWRTFTAALDAVPLSEADEARAVAGAEAAFAMVADRIAVEFA
- a CDS encoding LysR substrate-binding domain-containing protein codes for the protein MSLSLRQVRYVVEVARLGSIQAASRELSISQSSILAAIDLAEADIGARMFMRRPSQGMRTTPAGERFIAAARGLLAAETEFVREIGSLADRPPRLIRIGCFLPFGPLFMPEVLRRLVARTGSIDISVMEADQLQLRDWLDTGHIDAAVTYEMGPPFAGEITRICKVPAHVLMRADDPLARLDAVPLAALAERPHILLDLPQTGAYLTSIVDMSGLGRRISFRTRSYDTVRAAVEAGFGLTILNLRPMTRVAADTPDLCRRPIADPLPPPNLIVIDPYGDRKPRFLKEFIAEMHAMFRELGPRRFAVAKPEEENELLPA
- a CDS encoding amidase family protein; translation: MAGLSSFLAKDEGPQVAALTQAFARRTLSPVEVTEAALARAEEINPALNAFLSIDHERALAAARAAEARWANGTALSPIDGIPTTLKDIVWVKDWSVRYGSGTTPAQPYAEDAPSVRRLRSAGAVFIGLTSSPEFGWKAVTDSPACGITRNPHDPSRTPGGSSGGAAVAAAAGAGVLHLGTDGGGSIRVPSAFSGIAGLKPTFGRVPAFPASAFGTVAHIGPMARHAADLAPMLAAMSGRDLADWAQGAGALAPLGTRLHPDFPKGARIGVWSTPPCGAVDAPVAVAFQAALKVLEAQGAILEPIDLPRADRVTGVFEAHWYGGAAARLAAIPEDDRGGIDPGFLEIAAEGARQSAIDLMRAQAERGAFGAAMDALLESYDFIVSPGVAVLPFSAGALVPEGSGLKRWHLWAGFSFPINLSQQPAAVVPLASTAEGLPRSFQIVGARGADGAVLAAAEALEPLLKDAGR
- a CDS encoding GntR family transcriptional regulator, giving the protein MPRAKHEVESGALGALAPEDLVSRIATALSEAIIGGRFAPGARLNEVHLAAEIGVSRAPLREAARLLENRGLVVSQPRRGFFVRDLTAAALDDAYDLRLCLERHAGLAVCATLTAEMAAALRTQAARIHETRSDPGRQVEEDFAFHRLICALSGNARLLRVYDELTDEMRFGITVIGHLYDDADVIARTHDPVLDALLSRDGERWCAAIDHHIGVARAHVVKLLAARESEESKG
- a CDS encoding class II aldolase/adducin family protein encodes the protein MGAHVSLGSEQLAASARTDLAAAYRLLAHFKMDDSIFTHISAKAGVGEQFLINSYGTRFDEVKASELVTIDIDGTVLDDPRGHGINAAGFVIHSAIHGARPEIGCVLHTHTVAGVAVACMEEGLLPMNQWSLQFHDRIAYHDFEGIAVNLEERARLVADLGTHKAMILRNHGLLTCGRTVGEAFVLMHNLERACQAQVAALGTGRPIRLPPREIADLTARQYETWDDLHAASGAVDPEWAAFLRLTRAVAPDFEH
- a CDS encoding ABC transporter substrate-binding protein codes for the protein MKAKLLGTLAASVALSVLAAGGAFAQQGTPKEGGRANVVIQPEPPGLMVGILQNAPTQMVAGNIYEGLLRYDEKLQPKPQLAKSWTISEDGKTYTFKLQPGVKWHDGKPFTAADVVFSADVFLRKTNPRTRASLAYVESITAPDDETVVFQLKQPFGPFIRMFEVGTMPMVPKHIYEGTDFLTNPANNTPIGTGPFKFGEWVKGSYIKLVKNKDYYEKGKPHLDEIYWHIIPDAAARAVAFETGKVDILPGGSVENFDIPRLAKTKNACITDKGWEFFAPQSWLWFNHRGGLTADPRFRKAVSYAIDRNFALDVLWNGMGAVSDGPFAQSTSFRDDKAVVKYPYDPAKAKALLKEMGYKGEPVRFTPMPYGETWLRWAEAIKQNLEDVGIKVEMVNTDVAGWNKKLGDWDFDISITFLYQYGDPALGVSRAYISSNIAKGSPFNNVGGYSNPEVDKLFAEGAVGFPDSERQKAYSAVQKKLTEDAVYDWLIDLKFPTLTHCNVKNLITTGIGVNDGFKDAWIE
- a CDS encoding ABC transporter permease, with amino-acid sequence MQTLQFLLWRLAKGILVVLAIVILDFFLIHMAPGDPASVMAGESGATDEAFVQQLRVKFGLDQPLTTQLGLYLWGVVRLDLGFSHRQQMPVLDLVLDRLPATLLLTGAAFVFSLTLGVVLGAWAAAHKGRPLDRIITTVSLVFYAAPLFWMALMAVLIFSVWLDWLPAFGIRDVGGDAGLLDRTLDVARHLVLPAVTLGLFFTAVYVRMTRASMIEVARQDFVKTCRAKGLPERVILRRHVLRNAVLPVVTLAGLQAGQMVGGAVMTETVFAWPGIGRLMYEALIQRDYNLLLGVFVVSAAMVVVFNILTDLVYRMVDPRIEVSR
- a CDS encoding ABC transporter permease codes for the protein MKGFWSRFCRHKAAVAGLVVVVLLVAVALAAPYLYPASPWKMVQRPFLAPFVNAAVPLGTDTLGRNVASGLVHGARVSLLIGTVSTLVALVIGVPIGAIAGYFGGIVDDLLMRVTEFFQTVPSFALAIVLVAIFQPSLVSIVTAIGIVGWPPVARLVRGEVLAQRKREYVEAAILCGQSHFTIITRQILPNVVSPIVVLASLMVATAILLESSLSFLGLGDPSVMSWGYMVGAARTVVRQAWWLSVLPGLAIVIAVLAINLVGEGLSEALDPRSARDHA